The following coding sequences lie in one Cucurbita pepo subsp. pepo cultivar mu-cu-16 chromosome LG13, ASM280686v2, whole genome shotgun sequence genomic window:
- the LOC111808689 gene encoding probable polygalacturonase produces the protein MPFIHLAAAYSCSNTRIEDCYIVSGDDCIAIKSGWDEYGIKVLGMPTEDLVIRHLTCISPDSASIALGSEMSGGIRNVRIENVTAINTESAVRIKTARGRGGFVKDIFVRRMFLSTMKYVFWIAGDYKDHADDKFDPSALPEIKNINYRDVVAKNVTMSANLAGISGDPFTDICVSNVKIGLSKNPKKLQWNCTEIEGFSSDVDPPPCASLVKAAKSGGCDFPKDQLPIENVQLKSCSVEIPAFS, from the exons ATTCTTGTTCCAACACGCGAATCGAAGACTGCTACATCGTTTCCGGTGACGATTGCATCGCCATCAAAAGCGGATGGGACGAATACGGTATCAAAGTNC TTGGAATGCCGACCGAGGACCTTGTCATTCGCCACCTCACTTGCATCTCACCAGATTCTGCAAGTATCGCCCTTGGTAGCGAAATGTCCGGCGGAATCCGCAACGTCAGGATTGAAAATGTCACTGCAATCAACACAGAGTCTGCTGTCAGAATCAAAACCGCTCGCGGACGAGGCGGCTTCGTCAAGGACATTTTCGTTCGAAGAATGTTTCTATCCACAATGAAATACGTCTTTTGGATTGCTGGAGACTACAAAGATCATGCGGATGATAAGTTCGATCCCTCGGCATTGCCAGAGATTAAGAACATTAATTACAGAGACGTGGTGGCCAAGAATGTTACAATGTCGGCAAATTTGGCGGGAATTTCGGGAGATCCTTTCACGGATATATGTGTTTCGAATGTGAAGATTGGTTTGTCGAAGAATCCTAAAAAGTTACAGTGGAACTGTACGGAAATTGAGGGATTTAGTAGCGATGTGGATCCGCCGCCATGTGCTTCGCTGGTTAAGGCCGCCAAAAGCGGTGGATGTGACTTTCCTAAGGATCAGCTGCCAATCGAGAATGTTCAATTGAAGTCATGCTCAGTTGAAATTCCTGCCTTCTCGTAA